The proteins below come from a single Chthoniobacterales bacterium genomic window:
- a CDS encoding excinuclease ABC subunit UvrC, translating into MAEILRERPDLNKKLHDVPHRPGVYLMRDRLNRVIYVGKAKDLRKRVGQYFMPSRKMTADAKTRALLDTVWDFEVHTVKSEPESLLLEGKLIKEYRPKYNISFRDDKHFLLVKVDVNEEWPRFRLSRQKKDDGARYYGPFAHAGALRQTLAFMRKKFGVLTFGRGTPTERELKSSTYQVPMKLADISAPQYRERVEQACDFFTGQSKELLAPLVEEMEKAAAKLDFERAAELRNMLDDLRRTTAPTKRFTRHTLPSQVNPQDDLLVLKDALQLDRPPMVMECFDISNISTTHIVASMVSFRNGVPDKSNYRRYRIKTVKGQNDFASMAEVVRRRYSRVLLEGRELHSDAAEFSQENPQDALERLSTAPSPVRLPDLIIVDGGRGQLSSACKELQRLGLHELPIIGLAKENEEIYRPSKPLPLVLPHDSGAIRLLQRIRDEAHRFANGYHQLLMKRRIGESILDDCPGISQNRKNLLLARFGSVKRLRKASVEQIAAIEGIGPRLAENLVAFLKRRVNLPVGQPGF; encoded by the coding sequence ATGGCCGAAATCCTCCGCGAACGACCCGACCTCAATAAAAAACTCCACGACGTGCCGCACCGGCCCGGAGTGTATCTGATGCGCGACCGGCTGAACCGCGTGATCTACGTGGGGAAGGCGAAGGATTTGCGCAAACGAGTTGGGCAATATTTCATGCCGTCGCGCAAAATGACTGCCGATGCGAAGACGCGTGCGCTGCTCGACACGGTCTGGGATTTCGAGGTGCACACGGTAAAAAGCGAGCCCGAGTCGCTCCTGCTGGAAGGCAAGCTGATCAAGGAATACCGCCCGAAATACAACATCAGTTTCCGCGACGACAAACACTTCCTCCTCGTCAAAGTGGACGTAAATGAGGAGTGGCCGCGCTTCCGTTTGTCGCGGCAAAAAAAGGACGACGGCGCGCGTTATTACGGACCGTTTGCCCATGCAGGCGCACTGCGGCAGACGCTGGCGTTTATGCGGAAAAAGTTTGGCGTTCTCACTTTCGGACGCGGCACGCCGACCGAGCGCGAGCTGAAGTCTTCGACCTATCAGGTGCCGATGAAGCTCGCCGACATTTCCGCCCCGCAATACCGCGAGCGCGTGGAGCAGGCCTGCGATTTTTTCACCGGACAATCCAAGGAATTACTCGCGCCGCTGGTCGAAGAAATGGAAAAAGCTGCGGCCAAACTCGACTTCGAGCGCGCTGCGGAACTCCGCAACATGCTCGACGACCTACGCCGCACGACCGCGCCTACGAAACGTTTCACCCGCCATACGCTGCCGAGCCAGGTGAACCCGCAGGACGATTTGCTCGTCTTGAAGGATGCCCTGCAACTCGACCGTCCGCCGATGGTGATGGAGTGCTTCGACATTTCCAACATCTCCACCACCCACATCGTCGCCAGCATGGTGAGCTTCCGCAACGGCGTCCCCGACAAATCCAACTACCGCCGTTACCGCATCAAAACCGTGAAGGGCCAGAACGATTTCGCGAGCATGGCCGAGGTGGTGAGGAGGCGGTATTCGCGGGTGTTATTGGAAGGCCGGGAGTTACACTCGGATGCCGCCGAGTTCTCCCAGGAAAATCCTCAAGACGCCCTGGAGCGGCTCTCAACTGCCCCCTCCCCCGTTCGCCTGCCCGACCTCATTATCGTCGATGGCGGGCGCGGGCAGCTCTCCTCCGCTTGCAAGGAACTCCAGCGCCTCGGGTTGCACGAATTGCCTATCATCGGGCTCGCCAAGGAGAACGAGGAGATCTATCGCCCGAGCAAGCCGCTCCCGCTCGTTCTGCCGCATGATTCGGGTGCGATCCGGCTCTTGCAACGCATCCGCGACGAGGCGCATCGCTTCGCCAACGGCTACCATCAGCTCCTCATGAAACGCCGCATCGGCGAGAGCATTTTGGACGATTGCCCCGGCATTAGCCAGAATCGGAAAAACCTCTTGCTGGCCAGGTTTGGCTCCGTGAAACGCCTGCGCAAAGCCAGCGTCGAACAAATCGCCGCCATCGAAGGCATTGGACCGCGACTCGCCGAAAACCTCGTCGCCTTCCTCAAACGTCGGGTAAATTTGCCTGTCGGCCAGCCGGGTTTCTAG
- a CDS encoding sugar phosphate isomerase/epimerase — MKLSQVALQLYTLRDHCQTAADLAATLKRIRAMGYRAVELAGVGPIPAAELDNILAGEGLLCCATHEPAKELLNHPAAVVERLQKLRCQYTAYPFPQDVDFTCADAVRQLARSLDAAGAMLHAAGIQLCYHNHAIELARHGKSTILETIYAETNPENLQAELDTYWVQYGGANPAAWCEKLLGRLPLLHLKDYAFGLNNQPVMAEVGSGNIDFATVIAAAEKSGCKWFIVEQDVCPGDPFASVKQSFDYLQAHLVS, encoded by the coding sequence ATGAAGCTGTCCCAAGTCGCCCTTCAGCTTTACACCTTGCGCGACCATTGCCAGACGGCGGCGGACTTGGCGGCGACTCTGAAACGCATCCGGGCGATGGGATACCGGGCGGTGGAGCTGGCGGGTGTGGGGCCCATCCCGGCGGCGGAGTTAGATAACATCCTGGCCGGGGAAGGTTTGCTCTGCTGCGCCACGCATGAGCCAGCGAAAGAGCTCCTCAACCACCCCGCCGCTGTGGTCGAGCGTCTGCAAAAACTGCGCTGCCAATACACGGCTTACCCATTTCCGCAGGACGTCGATTTTACCTGCGCTGACGCCGTTCGCCAGCTCGCCCGCAGCCTCGATGCCGCCGGAGCCATGCTGCACGCGGCGGGCATCCAACTGTGCTATCACAATCACGCCATCGAGCTGGCGCGCCACGGCAAAAGCACGATTCTGGAGACGATTTACGCGGAGACGAATCCCGAAAATTTACAAGCGGAGTTAGATACTTATTGGGTGCAATACGGCGGCGCAAATCCGGCGGCGTGGTGCGAGAAATTGCTGGGCCGGCTCCCGCTGTTGCATCTGAAGGACTACGCTTTTGGCCTGAACAACCAGCCGGTGATGGCTGAAGTCGGCTCGGGAAATATCGACTTCGCGACCGTCATCGCCGCAGCGGAAAAAAGCGGCTGCAAATGGTTTATCGTCGAGCAGGATGTGTGTCCCGGCGATCCGTTTGCCTCGGTGAAACAGAGCTTCGACTACCTTCAGGCGCATCTCGTGAGCTAG
- a CDS encoding metallophosphoesterase: protein MRISRRAFLRTTIGAAVGAGVVSPALAEPWRVAVEKITVRLRRLPPAFAGFKIVQLSDLHYRPYTTLRQIAHVVDLTNRLQPDLVVITGDFVTEGHEHIDELTPILMKLQARHGITGVLGNHDQASGANAITAALRQAGIEMLRNQGRALTHEGASIYLAGVDSICGGDGAYPHLNDALVGRPFDQTTILLAHEPDYADRIPISSGISLQLSGHSHGGQICLPLVGALVLPDWGKKYWKGLRQLKQTQLYTNRGIGTIGVPMRVGSLPEITEITLAPTQAS from the coding sequence ATGCGGATCTCCAGGCGCGCTTTTCTCAGGACGACCATCGGTGCGGCGGTCGGCGCTGGCGTCGTTTCCCCGGCGCTGGCCGAGCCGTGGCGCGTGGCGGTGGAAAAAATCACCGTCCGTCTGCGAAGACTGCCGCCGGCGTTTGCGGGCTTCAAAATCGTGCAACTGAGCGACCTGCATTACCGGCCTTACACCACGCTTCGGCAGATCGCCCACGTCGTCGATCTTACGAATCGACTGCAACCCGACTTGGTCGTCATCACCGGGGATTTTGTCACCGAAGGGCACGAACACATTGACGAACTCACGCCCATTTTAATGAAACTCCAGGCGCGCCACGGAATCACGGGCGTTCTTGGCAACCACGACCAGGCTTCCGGAGCGAACGCCATCACCGCCGCGCTGCGCCAGGCTGGAATCGAAATGCTCCGCAACCAAGGCCGCGCCCTCACCCACGAAGGTGCCAGCATTTACCTCGCAGGGGTGGATTCCATCTGCGGCGGCGACGGCGCGTATCCGCATCTAAACGACGCCCTCGTGGGACGCCCGTTTGACCAGACCACGATCCTGCTCGCGCATGAGCCGGATTATGCGGACCGCATTCCCATTTCATCCGGCATCTCGCTGCAGCTCTCCGGCCATTCGCATGGAGGTCAAATTTGCCTGCCTCTGGTCGGTGCGCTTGTCCTGCCGGATTGGGGCAAAAAATACTGGAAAGGCCTCCGCCAGCTCAAGCAAACCCAGCTCTACACGAATCGCGGGATCGGCACTATCGGCGTGCCCATGCGAGTTGGCAGTCTGCCGGAAATCACGGAGATTACGCTGGCTCCCACCCAAGCCAGCTAA
- a CDS encoding DUF2017 family protein, translating to MKFYRHGSQYAEFLGIDPFLAELIRQIPQAADAEDSALAQGRIFSSPSPDNAELAADWKELVVPELKTQFRSAVSLVEHDLAENLCESDGDDDFPFRLQIPLEHTDAWLSALNQARLVLTSRYEFSDEELNERFPPQLKSLRELVLYQITIYGWMQELLLTTLP from the coding sequence ATGAAATTTTACCGACACGGCAGCCAATACGCGGAATTTCTCGGGATCGATCCCTTTCTGGCCGAGCTGATCCGCCAGATTCCGCAGGCGGCGGACGCCGAGGACAGCGCGCTGGCGCAAGGCCGGATTTTTTCCTCGCCCAGCCCGGATAATGCGGAGCTGGCCGCCGACTGGAAGGAGTTGGTGGTACCGGAATTAAAAACGCAATTTCGCTCCGCTGTCTCCCTCGTCGAGCACGATCTGGCGGAGAATCTCTGCGAGTCCGATGGCGACGACGATTTCCCGTTTCGCCTCCAGATTCCACTGGAACACACCGATGCCTGGCTGAGCGCGTTGAATCAAGCCCGACTCGTCCTGACGTCGCGCTACGAGTTCAGCGACGAGGAACTGAACGAGCGTTTTCCGCCCCAGCTCAAGTCGTTGCGCGAGCTCGTGCTTTATCAAATCACGATCTACGGCTGGATGCAGGAATTGCTCCTAACCACCTTGCCCTAG
- the clpS gene encoding ATP-dependent Clp protease adapter ClpS: MADTLTQEKTRTEESVARPWNVVVHNDPVNLMSYVTMVFQRVLGFDRKRAEKHMMEVHKAGRSVVWTGEREKGEMIVQQLHGFLLLATIEKD, translated from the coding sequence ATGGCTGACACCCTCACCCAGGAAAAAACGCGCACCGAGGAATCAGTCGCACGGCCTTGGAATGTGGTGGTGCACAACGATCCGGTGAATCTGATGAGCTATGTGACGATGGTTTTCCAGCGCGTGCTCGGGTTTGATCGCAAGCGAGCCGAGAAGCACATGATGGAGGTCCACAAGGCGGGTCGCTCGGTGGTCTGGACGGGTGAACGTGAAAAAGGCGAGATGATCGTGCAGCAACTTCACGGATTTCTCCTGCTGGCGACGATTGAGAAGGATTAG
- a CDS encoding SGNH/GDSL hydrolase family protein, with protein sequence MIRILLVLFLAFLGNAPALTPAVAQLPMNVKRVVFLGDSITYAGQYTAFVEAYYVTRHPGQRIEFINVGLPSETVSGLSEPGHAGGAFPRPDLHERLARVLAATQPDLVFVCYGMNDGINLPFDEKRFDAFKKGIHDVHNAVLAVHAQVIHLTPPYYDARKKNNPAYADTLDRYSQWLLDQRAQQWKVADIHGPMTAFIEEKRKTEPTFAYATDGVHPNDLGHWIMAKQILLFLGAKDLEKAEDVSQMLADNPNGLPILALVRQREDMLKDAWLTSTKHLRPGMQTGLPMEEALKKSAEIQMQLDALLKKPVPAT encoded by the coding sequence ATGATTCGCATCCTCCTCGTCCTTTTCCTCGCCTTTCTGGGCAACGCTCCCGCGCTCACGCCAGCAGTCGCGCAACTGCCAATGAACGTCAAACGGGTCGTCTTCCTCGGCGACAGCATCACCTACGCGGGCCAATACACCGCTTTTGTGGAGGCTTACTACGTCACACGGCATCCGGGGCAGAGGATTGAATTCATCAATGTCGGACTGCCGAGCGAGACCGTTTCAGGATTGTCGGAGCCGGGGCACGCGGGCGGTGCCTTTCCCCGGCCAGACCTCCATGAGCGCCTCGCCCGTGTCCTCGCCGCCACCCAGCCCGACCTCGTCTTCGTCTGCTACGGCATGAACGATGGCATCAATCTGCCCTTCGATGAAAAGCGTTTCGACGCGTTCAAGAAAGGCATTCACGATGTTCACAACGCCGTGCTCGCCGTCCATGCCCAGGTCATTCATCTCACTCCGCCTTACTACGACGCTCGGAAAAAGAACAACCCCGCGTATGCAGACACCCTCGACCGCTACTCGCAATGGCTCCTCGATCAGCGCGCCCAGCAATGGAAGGTGGCGGATATTCATGGCCCGATGACCGCCTTCATCGAGGAGAAACGGAAAACGGAACCCACCTTCGCCTACGCCACCGACGGCGTTCATCCCAATGATCTCGGGCACTGGATCATGGCCAAACAAATCCTGCTTTTTCTCGGAGCCAAAGACTTGGAGAAGGCCGAAGACGTCTCCCAAATGCTGGCCGACAACCCCAATGGGCTGCCCATTCTCGCCCTTGTGCGTCAGCGCGAAGACATGCTCAAGGACGCATGGCTGACCTCCACCAAACACCTGCGCCCCGGCATGCAGACCGGCCTGCCCATGGAGGAAGCCCTTAAAAAATCCGCCGAGATACAGATGCAACTCGACGCGCTGTTGAAAAAGCCGGTGCCCGCCACCTAG
- a CDS encoding UdgX family uracil-DNA binding protein (This protein belongs to the uracil DNA glycosylase superfamily, members of which act in excision repair of DNA. However, it belongs more specifically to UdgX branch, whose founding member was found to bind uracil in DNA (where it does not belong), without cleaving it, appears to promote DNA repair by a pathway involving RecA, rather than base excision.) produces MHQLTVLPNFASWQKLARSALASGWPPEEIVWAEWGSGEPELAIFDESDATPPTATAFRVPKAFLDLAQTVACHRSAQRWALLYRVLWRLTHGEPNLLKILVDADVYELLAMEKSIRHDVHKMRAFVRFREIKRDGADSWFVAWFVAWFVAWFEPEHHIVERNAKFFVDRFASMKWSILTPDRCAHWDGIRLTFTDGVTKDQAPTDDTVEPLWLTYYAHIFNPARVKETMMQSEMAKKYWKNLPEAALIPELLAEAPRRVAKMNAASAAKEIPVEFDPIQLPDSHDIEVIREAARGCQACPLYRNATQTVFGEGPTLGKTKARVVFVGEQPGDQEDRSGRPFVGPAGALFDRALAEIGLDRSLAYVTNAVKHFKWEPRGKRRIHQKPTSKEIAACRPWVERELQIIQPELLVCLGATAAQSLLGNQIKLTRDRGQWLESQWTSKTMVTFHPSALLRAPDEEMRKQNYVLFVSDLRMVVEALG; encoded by the coding sequence ATGCACCAGCTCACTGTTCTGCCGAATTTTGCCAGTTGGCAGAAATTGGCGCGATCAGCGCTCGCTTCGGGGTGGCCGCCGGAGGAAATCGTCTGGGCGGAATGGGGGAGCGGGGAGCCGGAGCTGGCGATCTTCGATGAATCGGATGCAACTCCGCCCACAGCGACGGCGTTTCGCGTGCCGAAGGCGTTTCTCGATCTGGCGCAGACGGTGGCGTGTCATCGGTCGGCGCAACGCTGGGCGCTGCTCTATCGCGTGCTCTGGCGGCTGACGCATGGGGAGCCGAATTTGCTGAAAATCCTCGTCGATGCGGACGTTTACGAGTTGCTCGCGATGGAGAAAAGCATCCGGCACGATGTCCACAAAATGCGGGCGTTCGTCCGGTTTCGGGAGATCAAACGCGACGGAGCCGACTCGTGGTTCGTCGCGTGGTTCGTCGCGTGGTTCGTCGCGTGGTTCGAGCCGGAGCATCACATCGTCGAGCGCAATGCGAAGTTTTTCGTGGATCGTTTCGCCTCGATGAAATGGTCGATCCTCACGCCGGATCGTTGCGCGCATTGGGATGGAATCCGGCTCACGTTTACCGATGGCGTGACGAAGGATCAGGCTCCGACGGACGACACGGTCGAGCCGCTTTGGCTGACGTATTACGCCCATATTTTCAATCCGGCGCGGGTGAAGGAAACGATGATGCAAAGTGAGATGGCGAAGAAATATTGGAAAAATCTTCCCGAGGCGGCGCTCATTCCCGAGTTGCTGGCCGAGGCTCCGCGACGCGTGGCGAAGATGAACGCCGCCAGTGCCGCGAAGGAAATTCCAGTCGAGTTTGATCCGATTCAGCTGCCCGATTCGCACGACATCGAGGTCATCCGCGAGGCGGCGAGGGGATGTCAGGCCTGCCCGCTTTATCGCAATGCCACGCAGACCGTTTTTGGCGAAGGGCCCACCTTGGGAAAAACCAAAGCGCGCGTCGTTTTCGTCGGCGAACAACCCGGCGATCAGGAAGACCGCTCTGGCCGTCCCTTCGTCGGACCCGCCGGAGCCCTCTTCGACCGCGCCCTCGCCGAGATCGGGCTGGATCGCTCGCTGGCCTACGTCACCAACGCGGTGAAACATTTCAAATGGGAGCCGCGCGGCAAACGGCGCATCCACCAGAAGCCGACTTCCAAGGAAATCGCCGCCTGCCGCCCTTGGGTCGAGCGCGAATTGCAGATCATCCAACCCGAACTCCTCGTCTGCCTAGGCGCCACCGCCGCGCAAAGCCTCCTCGGCAATCAAATCAAACTCACCCGCGACCGCGGCCAATGGCTGGAGTCGCAGTGGACTTCCAAAACCATGGTCACCTTCCACCCCAGCGCCCTCCTCCGCGCCCCCGATGAAGAGATGCGGAAACAAAACTACGTGCTGTTTGTGAGTGATCTACGGATGGTGGTGGAGGCGCTGGGCTAG
- a CDS encoding DUF4190 domain-containing protein, with protein sequence MNIHVAKDGQQFGPYPLAELEQLVRSGTFRVTDLCWHEGIADWQPISSLVTFATGNVPPPMPVSVPPPVLPATPAVNSRLAVWSLVLGILAFIFLIPFLPAIICGHLALGRIKRSDGALTGRGMAIAGLVMGYFFVAIFMLGIMAGIAFPVISKVQENARLTQDLGNAKHIGLACKLWAQDHNGHFPPNLEVLVPEYLPNHSVLTSAFATDKSEVSYEYTPGLTESSPGDTVLLRDKYTRSHKEIIVRVDMSGAVRRIQ encoded by the coding sequence ATGAACATCCATGTCGCCAAAGACGGGCAGCAATTCGGCCCGTATCCACTCGCCGAGCTCGAACAACTCGTGAGATCCGGCACGTTTCGCGTCACGGATTTGTGCTGGCACGAGGGCATTGCCGACTGGCAGCCGATCAGCTCGCTGGTCACGTTTGCCACGGGGAACGTGCCGCCGCCGATGCCTGTGTCTGTGCCGCCGCCCGTTCTCCCGGCGACACCGGCGGTCAACTCCAGACTCGCCGTCTGGAGCCTGGTCCTGGGCATTCTTGCCTTTATCTTCCTTATCCCTTTTTTGCCTGCGATCATCTGCGGTCACCTGGCTTTGGGCCGCATCAAGCGTTCCGATGGCGCACTCACCGGCCGAGGCATGGCGATTGCCGGCTTGGTGATGGGTTACTTCTTTGTGGCGATATTCATGTTGGGCATCATGGCTGGCATTGCTTTCCCGGTCATTTCCAAGGTGCAGGAAAATGCCAGGCTCACTCAGGATCTGGGTAATGCCAAACACATTGGACTGGCCTGCAAGCTGTGGGCTCAAGATCACAACGGCCATTTCCCTCCTAACTTGGAAGTGTTGGTCCCGGAATATCTGCCCAACCATTCCGTGCTCACCTCCGCCTTCGCGACGGATAAATCCGAGGTCAGCTATGAATACACTCCCGGCCTCACCGAAAGCAGTCCGGGAGATACCGTCCTCTTGCGCGACAAATACACGCGGAGCCACAAGGAAATCATCGTCCGAGTGGACATGAGTGGCGCCGTGCGGCGGATTCAGTAG
- a CDS encoding LacI family DNA-binding transcriptional regulator, producing MKSYQPPSRVTLRDVAKTLGVSHVTVSLALRNSPKITEARRAAIKARAEEMNYQPNPMAAALAHFKQNSKVVPVSAALAWLNFWPQPEKLRSYAEFDLYWQGAKVYAEKLGFHLEEFICNEKMPVPRIEQILHARGITGILIPPHGSHPIDWGDFHWNDYSVVKFGRSVPQPDVNLVSADQVSNTLLAFDEIRARGYERVGFITGQSASRGMLFQGGFLLAQRFVEPSLRLPILEVDEVNPMLSLQTTRQWFKKEKPDAIFTDIRNLLPLLEKVGCRVPDDVGLAVTSVLDATADSGIYQNPEEIGRVALLSLVSLIHDNDRGVPKISRQILVEGDWVDGKTLPKKV from the coding sequence ATGAAAAGCTATCAACCTCCCTCCCGCGTGACTCTGCGCGATGTCGCCAAGACGCTCGGCGTGTCGCATGTCACCGTCTCCCTCGCCCTGCGCAACAGCCCGAAGATCACCGAGGCGCGGCGGGCGGCCATCAAGGCGCGCGCGGAGGAGATGAATTATCAGCCCAATCCGATGGCGGCGGCGCTGGCGCATTTTAAGCAAAACTCCAAGGTCGTCCCGGTTTCGGCTGCGCTGGCCTGGTTGAATTTCTGGCCGCAGCCGGAGAAACTGCGGTCGTATGCCGAGTTTGATCTTTATTGGCAGGGCGCAAAAGTTTACGCGGAGAAACTGGGGTTTCACCTCGAAGAATTTATCTGCAACGAAAAAATGCCCGTGCCACGCATCGAGCAAATCCTCCACGCCCGCGGCATTACCGGCATCCTTATTCCGCCGCACGGCAGCCATCCCATCGACTGGGGCGACTTCCATTGGAATGACTACTCGGTGGTGAAATTTGGCCGTTCGGTGCCGCAGCCAGACGTGAATCTGGTGAGCGCCGACCAGGTGTCGAACACCCTTCTGGCCTTTGACGAAATCCGGGCGCGCGGCTACGAGCGGGTCGGCTTTATCACCGGCCAGTCGGCCAGTCGCGGAATGCTTTTCCAAGGTGGATTTCTGCTCGCGCAGCGCTTCGTCGAGCCCTCCCTGCGGCTGCCGATTCTAGAGGTGGACGAGGTGAATCCGATGCTCTCCCTGCAAACCACGCGGCAGTGGTTTAAAAAGGAAAAACCGGACGCCATTTTTACCGACATTAGAAATCTCCTGCCGCTGCTGGAGAAGGTTGGCTGCCGCGTGCCCGATGATGTGGGATTGGCCGTGACGAGTGTCTTGGACGCCACGGCGGACTCGGGCATTTATCAAAATCCCGAGGAAATCGGGCGAGTCGCATTGTTATCGCTGGTGTCGCTGATCCATGACAACGACCGGGGAGTTCCGAAGATTTCGCGGCAGATTTTGGTCGAGGGCGACTGGGTCGATGGCAAGACGCTGCCGAAGAAGGTCTAA
- the uxaC gene encoding glucuronate isomerase: MTAPFISPDFLLENDTARHLFHEVAETLPIIDYHCHLPPREIAENRRFANLHEIWLEGDHYKWRALRANGVAENRITGDASPREKLQAWAETLPETWRNPLFHWSQMELSRYFGIDTLLDETNAEDVWKEANQQLQAPEFSVHSILTRFQVEVIGTTDDPTDSLEWHQAIRASGISTRVVPTFRPDKAMAVADLETWNPWIDQLAKISGCVIEDFTDLLSALRRRHDFFGELGCRLTDHGLALCPSATATDAELATIFRAARSGQKPTTPDAEKLATRILMEVARWNAEKGWTMQLHLGALRNNSSRKLRALGRDAGYDSIGDWPQMERLGAFLDALDATAELPQTILYNLNPADNYAFASMAANFNEGPVRGKIQLGSGWWFLDQKEAIEWQLNALSNLGLLSRFVGMTTDSRSFLSYPRHEYFRRILCNLLGRDVEAGLIPRDSKRLERLVTDICHDNAATYFRFR; encoded by the coding sequence ATGACTGCGCCGTTTATCTCCCCCGATTTTCTCCTCGAAAACGACACTGCGCGGCATCTGTTTCACGAGGTCGCGGAGACGCTGCCGATCATCGACTACCATTGCCATCTGCCTCCGCGCGAGATCGCGGAAAACCGGCGTTTCGCCAACCTGCACGAGATCTGGCTGGAGGGCGATCACTACAAATGGCGCGCCCTCCGGGCCAATGGCGTGGCCGAAAATCGGATCACCGGCGACGCCTCACCCCGCGAAAAACTCCAGGCCTGGGCCGAGACGCTGCCCGAGACGTGGCGCAACCCGCTTTTCCATTGGAGTCAGATGGAACTCAGCCGGTATTTCGGGATCGACACGCTGCTCGACGAGACAAACGCAGAGGACGTTTGGAAGGAGGCGAACCAGCAGTTGCAGGCGCCGGAGTTCTCGGTGCATTCGATTCTAACTCGATTCCAAGTCGAGGTCATCGGCACGACCGACGATCCAACCGACTCCCTCGAATGGCATCAGGCGATCCGCGCGTCGGGCATTTCCACCCGGGTCGTTCCGACATTTCGCCCGGACAAAGCGATGGCCGTGGCCGACTTGGAAACGTGGAATCCGTGGATCGATCAATTGGCGAAAATCAGCGGCTGCGTGATCGAGGATTTCACCGATCTACTCTCGGCACTGCGGCGGCGGCACGATTTTTTTGGAGAACTGGGCTGCCGTCTCACGGATCACGGGCTGGCTTTATGCCCCTCGGCCACCGCGACTGATGCGGAACTGGCGACGATCTTTCGTGCAGCGCGCTCGGGCCAAAAACCAACCACTCCCGACGCCGAAAAACTGGCGACTCGCATTCTTATGGAAGTCGCCCGCTGGAACGCCGAAAAAGGCTGGACGATGCAACTCCACCTCGGCGCGCTGCGCAACAACAGCTCCCGAAAATTGCGCGCCCTCGGCCGCGATGCGGGCTACGACTCCATCGGCGACTGGCCGCAAATGGAGCGGCTCGGCGCGTTTCTCGATGCGCTCGACGCCACGGCAGAACTACCGCAGACGATTCTCTACAACCTCAATCCGGCGGATAATTACGCCTTTGCATCGATGGCCGCGAACTTCAACGAAGGTCCGGTGCGCGGCAAAATCCAACTCGGTTCCGGCTGGTGGTTTCTCGATCAAAAAGAGGCCATCGAGTGGCAGCTCAACGCGCTTTCCAATCTCGGCCTGCTCTCGCGTTTCGTCGGCATGACGACCGACTCGCGCTCGTTTCTGTCGTATCCGCGGCACGAATATTTTCGCCGGATTCTCTGCAATCTCCTCGGGCGCGACGTCGAGGCGGGGCTGATTCCGCGCGACTCGAAACGCTTGGAACGTCTCGTCACGGACATCTGCCACGATAATGCCGCGACCTATTTTCGCTTCCGATGA